One window of Hujiaoplasma nucleasis genomic DNA carries:
- a CDS encoding type II toxin-antitoxin system HipA family toxin yields MEEKMMTVAEVRLWGKRIAAVSIDEDSPYVYFKYDDEFVHSGINLSPIMMPLSREIYQFKTLHLNAFKGLPGLLSDSLPDRYGDQIINAWLKSQDRSIDSFNIIERLCYVGKRGMGALEYYPSKYNGFNEVEDIELDNLVKLSNEILNAKENVIAKREDELEEIIKVGTSAGGARAKAIIAYNEKTGVIKSGQIDAGSGFSYWLLKLDGVDQKEESSFTRREYAYYLMAIDAKIIMTESRLIEKDGYYHFMTKRFDRFVNSNGDMEKLHMQTLGALAHVDYNQPGIMSYERVTDIMYIMGIKLSENKQFFRRMVFNVMSRNQDDHVKNISFLMNKNGEWALSPAYDITYSFNPEGKWTSRHQMTINSKDHDFTMDDMLKSAEKMKIKPEEAKTIINDVRKSLLKWDKFADQAFLNIKEKEFIKNQFILFNTQ; encoded by the coding sequence ATGGAAGAAAAAATGATGACTGTTGCAGAAGTAAGATTGTGGGGGAAAAGAATAGCAGCCGTTTCAATTGATGAGGATTCACCATATGTATATTTTAAATATGATGATGAGTTTGTTCATAGCGGTATAAATTTATCACCGATAATGATGCCTTTGTCTAGAGAAATTTATCAGTTTAAAACACTCCATTTAAATGCTTTTAAAGGATTACCTGGATTGCTTTCTGATTCACTACCAGATAGATATGGTGATCAGATTATAAATGCTTGGTTAAAATCACAAGACAGAAGTATTGATTCATTTAATATTATAGAGAGACTTTGCTATGTTGGTAAAAGAGGGATGGGGGCTTTAGAATATTATCCCTCAAAATATAATGGATTTAATGAGGTTGAAGACATTGAGTTAGACAATCTAGTCAAATTAAGTAATGAAATATTAAATGCAAAAGAAAATGTTATTGCTAAACGTGAAGATGAACTCGAAGAAATTATTAAAGTTGGTACGTCAGCTGGTGGTGCTAGAGCAAAAGCCATTATAGCTTACAATGAAAAAACTGGAGTGATTAAATCAGGACAAATTGATGCAGGAAGTGGTTTTTCGTATTGGCTACTAAAGCTTGATGGTGTTGATCAAAAAGAAGAATCATCATTTACTAGGAGAGAATATGCTTACTACTTAATGGCGATAGATGCAAAAATCATTATGACTGAATCAAGACTAATTGAAAAAGATGGCTATTATCATTTTATGACTAAGAGATTTGACAGATTTGTAAACTCCAATGGTGATATGGAAAAACTTCATATGCAAACATTGGGCGCACTGGCTCATGTTGATTATAATCAGCCAGGAATAATGAGTTATGAGCGTGTAACTGATATCATGTATATTATGGGTATAAAACTAAGCGAAAACAAACAATTTTTTAGAAGAATGGTTTTTAATGTAATGTCTAGAAATCAAGATGATCATGTAAAGAATATATCTTTTCTTATGAATAAAAATGGCGAGTGGGCATTATCGCCAGCATATGATATAACCTATTCATTTAATCCTGAGGGAAAGTGGACATCAAGACATCAAATGACAATAAATTCAAAGGATCATGATTTCACTATGGACGATATGTTAAAATCCGCGGAAAAAATGAAAATAAAACCTGAAGAAGCAAAGACAATTATTAACGATGTGAGAAAATCTTTATTAAAATGGGAT
- a CDS encoding helix-turn-helix domain-containing protein gives MKIQGFETNDIIIKEIGRRLKARRIALDITQKELAIESGVSQRTISGLENGENISLDNLLSILRVLRLLPEINLLFPEIKVNPFDVLKLGHGKKRASSKNTKKVSSWEWKKK, from the coding sequence ATGAAAATTCAAGGATTTGAAACTAACGATATAATTATTAAAGAAATTGGAAGAAGACTGAAAGCTAGAAGAATCGCTTTAGATATTACACAAAAAGAGTTAGCGATAGAGTCTGGGGTATCACAAAGAACCATTAGCGGATTAGAAAATGGAGAAAACATATCTTTGGATAACTTGTTGTCTATTTTAAGAGTTCTAAGACTTCTACCAGAAATTAATTTGTTATTCCCAGAAATTAAAGTGAATCCTTTTGATGTTTTAAAACTAGGACATGGCAAAAAAAGAGCTTCTTCTAAAAATACAAAAAAAGTTTCTTCTTGGGAATGGAAGAAAAAATGA